Part of the Deinococcus grandis genome, GCTCGGAGGCGCACAGGTGCGGCACATCATTGAGCTCAAGGCGGCAGGTCAATCCATCAGCGGCATCGCCAAAACGCTGGACATCAGTCGAAACACCGTCAAGAAATACCTGCGTGAACCCGGCCTCCCTCAGCCGCGTCCCCGGAAACCGCGAGGCAGCAAACTGGCCCCCTTCACAGGGTTTTTGACCACGCGGATCGAGGCAGGCGTCCTCAACGCCGTGGTGTGATCTGTCAAGGGTTTGGTGGAGCCTCA contains:
- a CDS encoding helix-turn-helix domain-containing protein, with amino-acid sequence MLGGAQVRHIIELKAAGQSISGIAKTLDISRNTVKKYLREPGLPQPRPRKPRGSKLAPFTGFLTTRIEAGVLNAVV